In the genome of Candidatus Angelobacter sp., one region contains:
- a CDS encoding sugar phosphate isomerase/epimerase produces the protein MKSSLPYLLGFLALARLANPTFAADRHSAGIGPDFKGPIGLQLYSLRDQFAKNVSTTLDQVHKFGIKYVELAGTYDLTPEKFMEQLDARGLKAISGHFPFERYRDDAEGVARDAKALGLQYAGCAWIPHNDPFDEKTCREAAAVFNRAGETLAKHGLKFFYHTHGYEFQPHGNGTLFDLLMAETKPKYVHYQMDVFWIVHPGQDPVKLLAKYGSRFELMHVKDMRKGTPTGLLTGHTDVTNDVALGTGILDWPAILKAAKKAGVKWYFIEDESPTSVEQIPRSLRFLEQVKF, from the coding sequence ATGAAAAGCTCCCTACCTTATTTGCTTGGATTCCTTGCTCTGGCGCGGCTGGCCAATCCTACGTTCGCGGCTGACAGACATTCGGCTGGTATCGGGCCGGATTTCAAAGGGCCTATCGGGCTTCAACTGTACAGCTTGCGCGATCAGTTCGCGAAAAATGTTTCCACAACGCTCGATCAGGTCCACAAGTTTGGCATCAAATACGTCGAACTGGCCGGCACTTACGACCTCACCCCGGAGAAATTCATGGAACAGCTCGACGCGCGGGGACTGAAGGCGATCAGCGGCCATTTCCCCTTCGAGCGCTACCGCGACGACGCCGAGGGCGTCGCGCGCGACGCAAAAGCACTCGGCCTCCAGTACGCCGGCTGCGCGTGGATTCCACACAACGATCCGTTCGATGAAAAAACCTGCCGGGAGGCTGCCGCCGTTTTCAACCGCGCGGGCGAAACGCTGGCAAAACACGGTTTGAAATTCTTCTACCACACGCATGGTTACGAGTTTCAGCCGCACGGGAACGGCACGCTGTTCGACCTGCTGATGGCCGAGACTAAACCAAAGTACGTCCACTACCAGATGGATGTGTTCTGGATCGTTCATCCGGGCCAGGATCCGGTCAAACTGCTCGCGAAATACGGCAGCCGCTTCGAACTGATGCACGTCAAGGACATGAGAAAGGGAACGCCCACCGGGCTGTTGACCGGCCATACGGACGTGACCAACGACGTCGCACTCGGCACCGGAATCCTGGACTGGCCCGCCATTTTGAAGGCGGCAAAGAAGGCCGGGGTAAAATGGTACTTCATCGAAGACGAATCACCGACTTCAGTTGAACAAATCCCCCGGAGCCTCCGCTTCCTCGAGCAGGTGAAATTCTGA